The Punica granatum isolate Tunisia-2019 chromosome 4, ASM765513v2, whole genome shotgun sequence genome has a window encoding:
- the LOC116203473 gene encoding transketolase, chloroplastic, whose product MAATSSPALSQALLSRPSLPSTGAPNNQSSLSLPSFSRIKLSPLSAAHRRRRLPSSASRSAIRASSAAVETVGATAETSLVEKSINTIRFLAIDAVEKANSGHPGLPMGCAPMGHILYDEVMRYNPKNPYWFNRDRFVLSAGHGCMLQYALLHLAGYDSVKDEDLKSFRQWGSRTPGHPENFETPGIEVTTGPLGQGVANAVGLALAEKHLAARFNKPDSEIVDHYTYVILGDGCQMEGIANEACSLAGHWGLGKLIAFYDDNHISIDGDTEIAFTESVDTRFEGLGWHVIWVKNGNTGYDEIRAAIKEAKAVKDKPTLIKVTTTIGFGSPNKANSYSVHGSALGAKEVDATRKNLGWPYEPFHVPEDVKSHWSRHIPTGAAFEAEWNAKFAEYEKKYKEEAAELKSIVKGEFPAGWEKALPTYTPESPADATRNLSQQCLNALAKVLPGLLGGSADLASSNMTLLKMFGDFQKNTPEERNVRFGVREHGMGAICNGIALHSPGLIPYCATFFVFTDYMRAAMRISALCEAGVIYVMTHDSIGLGEDGPTHQPVEHLASFRAMPNILMLRPADGNETAGAYKVAVLNRKRPSVLALSRQKLPQLPGTSIDGVAKGGYIISDNSTGNKPDLILLGTGSELEIAAKAADELRKGGKTVRVVSFVSWELFDEQSAEYKESVLPASVTARVSIEAGSTFGWEKIVGSKGKAIGIDRFGASAPAGKIYKEFGITAEAVVAAAKELSS is encoded by the exons aTGGCCGCCACTTCCTCCCCGGCCCTCTCCCAGGCCCTCCTCTCCCGCCCCTCCCTCCCTTCAACCGGGGCTCCCAACAACCAatcctccctctccctcccttcCTTCTCTCGCATCAAGCTCTCCCCGCTCTCCGCCGCCCACCGCCGCCGTCGCCTCCCCTCCTCGGCCTCCCGCTCCGCCATCAGGGCCTCCTCCGCCGCCGTCGAGACCGTCGGCGCCACCGCTGAGACCTCCCTCGTCGAGAAGTCCATCAACACTATCAGGTTCCTGGCCATCGATGCCGTCGAGAAGGCCAACTCCGGCCACCCTGGCCTCCCCATGGGCTGCGCCCCAATGGGCCACATCCTCTACGACGAGGTCATGAGGTACAACCCCAAGAACCCCTACTGGTTCAACCGCGACCGGTTCGTGCTCTCCGCCGGTCACGGGTGCATGCTCCAGTACGCTCTGCTGCATCTCGCTGGCTACGACAGCGTCAAG GACGAGGACTTGAAGAGCTTCCGTCAGTGGGGAAGCAGAACTCCTGGACACCCTGAGAACTTTGAGACGCCTGGTATTGAAGTCACAACAG GTCCTCTTGGCCAAGGAGTTGCCAATGCTGTTGGTTTGGCCCTCGCCGAGAAGCATTTGGCTGCCCGCTTCAACAAGCCCGATTCCGAAATTGTCGACCACTATAC ATATGTTATCCTTGGAGATGGGTGTCAAATGGAGGGTATCGCCAATGAAGCCTGCTCCCTAGCAGGACACTGGGGCCTCGGGAAACTGATAGCATTTTACGATGATAACCACATCTCCATCGATGGTGACACAGAAATTGCCTTCACCGAGAGTGTCGACACCCGTTTTGAGGGTCTTGGGTGGCATGTTATCTGGGTCAAGAATGGTAACACAGGTTATGATGAAATTCGTGCTGCAATTAAGGAAGCAAAGGCGGTGAAGGACAAGCCCACTTTGATTAAG GTAACGACCACCATTGGTTTTGGTTCACCCAACAAGGCTAACAGCTACAGTGTGCACGGGAGTGCCTTAGGTGCCAAGGAAGTGGATGCTACCAGGAAGAACCTTGGATGGCCCTATGAGCCTTTCCACGTTCCTGAGGATGTCAAGAG CCATTGGAGTCGACACATCCCTACTGGTGCTGCATTTGAGGCTGAATGGAATGCTAAGTTTGCGGAATATGAGAAGAAATACAAGGAAGAAGCTGCAGAGCTGAAGTCTATCGTCAAGGGTGAATTCCCTGCGGGATGGGAAAAAGCCCTGCCG ACATACACCCCAGAGAGTCCTGCAGACGCAACCAGGAACCTCTCCCAGCAGTGCCTCAACGCCCTTGCAAAGGTTCTGCCTGGCCTTCTTGGTGGAAGTGCAGATCTTGCTTCTTCCAACATGACTTTACTCAAGATGTTTGGAGACTTCCAGAAGAACACTCCTGAGGAAAGGAATGTCAGATTCGGTGTTAGAGAGCACGGAATGGGAGCGATCTGCAATGGTATTGCCCTCCACAGTCCCGGGCTCATCCCTTACTGTGCCACCTTCTTCGTCTTCACTGACTACATGCGAGCTGCCATGAGAATTTCTGCTCTCTGTGAAGCTGGAGTTATTTACGTGATGACCCACGACTCAATTGGGCTCGGAGAGGATGGGCCCACTCACCAGCCCGTTGAGCACCTCGCTAGCTTCCGGGCCATGCCCAACATCCTAATGCTCCGCCCTGCTGATGGCAATGAGACCGCTGGGGCTTATAAAGTTGCCGTGCTTAACAGGAAGAGACCTTCCGTGCTTGCCCTCTCGAGGCAGAAGCTCCCCCAGCTCCCGGGAACCTCCATTGATGGAGTTGCCAAGGGTGGTTACATAATTTCTGACAACTCTACTGGCAACAAGCCCGACCTTATCTTGCTTGGAACAGGGTCTGAATTGGAGATTGCTGCTAAAGCCGCTGACGAGCTCAGGAAGGGAGGGAAGACAGTGAGGGTTGTGTCCTTCGTTTCATGGGAGCTTTTCGATGAACAGTCAGCGGAGTACAAGGAAAGTGTCCTGCCCGCTTCTGTGACCGCCAGGGTCAGCATCGAGGCAGGATCCACATTCGGGTGGGAGAAGATCGTCGGCAGCAAAGGGAAGGCCATTGGTATCGACAGATTCGGTGCGAGTGCCCCTGCAGGAAAGATATATAAGGAGTTTGGAATAACAGCAGAGGCAGTTGTTGCTGCAGCAAAGGAACTATCCTCTTAG
- the LOC116203474 gene encoding DNA repair protein RAD51 homolog 3 codes for MEVGRLPISATQKGKLISAGYTSLSSLSSLSPSLLSRDLSITETEALVIIKHASRGGSPSRSPAINGAQTAWEMLHEEELFTRITTSSADLDNILGGGISCKEVTEIGGIPGIGKTQIGIQLAVNVQIPVDCRGLGGKAIYIDTEGSFMVERVLQIAKACAEEMSANYDFSRNGLPSGQVLMQPQDFLENIICYRVCSYTEQIALVNSLDKIICAHREVKIVIIDSITFHFRQDFDDMALRTRLLSGMALKLMKLAKKFSLAVVLLNQAANKYTEGSLQLSLALGDSWSHACTNRIILYWNGNERYAYIDKSPSLRSRSAPYAVTSSGIRNLVSDSKRMKMM; via the exons ATGGAAGTGGGGAGGCTGCCGATATCGGCGACGCAGAAGGGGAAGCTTATCTCAGCCGGCTacacctctctctcttccctttcttccctctctccctctctcctctctcgag ATTTGAGTATAACAGAGACCGAAGCCCTTGTAATCATCAAGCACGCCTCCCGTGGGGGCAGCCCCAGTCGAAGCCCTGCTATCAACG GCGCCCAAACGGCATGGGAGATGCTCCACGAGGAGGAACTGTTCACCAGAATCACCACATCTTCCGCTGACCTCGATAACATCCTGGGTGGAGGAATAAGCTGCAAGGAAGTCACTGAAATTG GTGGAATACCAGGAATCGGCAAGACGCAGATTGG GATTCAGCTTGCGGTCAATGTTCAAATTCCAGTCGATTGCAGAGGCTTAGGAGGAAAGGCCATATATATAG ATACGGAAGGAAGCTTTATGGTAGAGCGTGTGCTGCAAATCGCCAAAGCATGTGCGGAGGAAATGTCGGCGAACTATGATTTCTCAAGAAATGGTTTACCTTCAGGCCAGGTTCTGATGCAGCCTCAAGATTTCTTGGAGAACATAATATGTTACCGGGTCTGCAGTTATACCGAACAGATTGCTTTGGTCAATTCCTTGGACAAGATCATCTGTGCGCATAGAGAA GTTAAAATTGTCATAATCGACAGTATTACTTTCCATTTCCGTCAAGATTTTGACGACATGGCCCTCAGAACAAGGTTACTAAGTGGAATGGCTCTGAAGCTGATGAAGCTTGCAAAAAAGTTTTCTCTAGCT GTTGTCCTTTTGAATCAAGCGGCCAACAAGTATACAGAAGGCTCGTTACAGCTGAGTCTAGCATTAG GTGATAGCTGGTCTCATGCATGCACAAACCGAATCATTTTGTACTGGAATGGCAACGAGAGGTATGCTTATATCGACAAGTCGCCCTCACTTCGGTCCAGGTCAGCGCCCTATGCTGTTACCAGCAGCGGGATCAGGAATTTGGTTTCGGACAGCAAACGAATGAAGATGATGTAA